A genomic window from Thunnus thynnus chromosome 12, fThuThy2.1, whole genome shotgun sequence includes:
- the LOC137194742 gene encoding high mobility group nucleosome-binding domain-containing protein 5-like, whose protein sequence is MDEFKNSVENLQKDVKFGLAKLEKIKETTEKLKEHEAEISRNENFEFEVTVTKPVQVDISGTGIHLTNCQQCHYTCHDNCHFADDADKIHCCAMEPDGYCARCPGKCYWNVHFNQKYRWDYQEVKEKQTVRELKEKYLKAAEGKTTFQALIKKLKAEYDRIQVMVVKLMESSAKCLNRLIEIAPKPNPLSTPEYIDLLIEGEKREVKSGWNQRVQSLVDMREKAENMDKGAEADTKQDKADTDTNQDKAEADTKQDEAEADTKQDEAEADTKQDEAEADAKQEEAEADANQGEAEADAKQDEIEADAKQDEAEADDKKDEAEANTKQDEAEADVTSGWNQRVQSLVDMREKAENMDKGAETDTKQDEAEADDTKDEAEADTKQDEAEADANQDEAEANAKQDEAESDAKKDEAEADDKKDEAETDTKQDEAEADAEQDETVPVSDIDSNMNEGQDSEAEITSDENFEFQVTVIVIVFFLCCCVLMVRQRQSSCRSGIIKF, encoded by the coding sequence ATGGATGAATTCAAAAATTCAGTTGAAAACTTGCAGAAGGATGTTAAATTTGGGTTAGCCAAGCTTGAGAAGATAAAAGAgacaactgaaaaactgaaagagcATGAGGCAGAGATCAGCAGAAATGAGAATTTTGAGTTCGAAGTCACCGTCACAAAGCCTGTTCAAGTAGATATTTCTGGTACTGGAATTCATCTCACCAATTGTCAGCAGTGTCACTATACCTGCCACGATAATTGTCACTTTGCAGATGATGCAGATAAAATACACTGCTGTGCAATGGAACCAGATGGATACTGTGCTCGGTGCCCCGGCAAATGTTATTGGAATGTACATTTTAATCAGAAGTACAGATGGGACTATCAGGaggttaaagaaaaacaaacagtgagagagctgaaagaaaaatatctaaaaGCTGCAGAGGGTAAGACAACTTTTCAGGCTTTGATTAAAAAATTGAAGGCTGAATATGATCGTATACAGGTGATGGTAGTGAAATTGATGGAAAgttctgcaaaatgtttaaacaGACTCATAGAGATAGCCCCGAAGCCAAATCCTCTCTCCACTCCAGAGTACATTGACCTGCTTATTGAGGGAGAGAAACGTGAGGTCAAGTCAGGATGGAATCAACGAGTTCAGTCCCTGGTGGACAtgagagaaaaagcagagaacatGGATAAAGGGGCTGAGGCCGATACCAAACAAGACAAAGCAGATACCGATACCAACCAAGACAAAGCAGAGGCCGATACCAAACAAGACGAGGCAGAGGCCGATACCAAACAAGACGAGGCAGAGGCCGATACCAAACAAGACGAGGCAGAGGCCGATGCCAAACAAGAAGAGGCAGAGGCCGATGCTAACCAAGGCGAGGCAGAGGCAGATGCCAAACAAGACGAGATAGAGGCCGATGCCAAACAAGACGAGGCAGAGGCTGATGACAAAAAAGACGAGGCAGAGGCCAATACCAAACAAGATGAGGCAGAGGCCGATGTCACGTCAGGATGGAATCAACGAGTTCAGTCCCTGGTGGACAtgagagaaaaagcagagaacatGGATAAAGGGGCTGAGACCGATACCAAACAAGACGAGGCAGAGGCTGATGACACAAAAGACGAGGCAGAGGCCGATACCAAACAAGACGAGGCAGAGGCCGATGCCAACCAAGACGAGGCAGAGGCCAATGCCAAACAAGACGAGGCAGAGTCCGATGCCAAAAAAGACGAGGCAGAGGCTGATGACAAAAAAGACGAGGCAGAGACTGATACCAAACAAGATGAGGCAGAGGCCGATGCCGAACAAGACGAGACTGTGCCTGTTTCTGACATAGATTCTAATATGAATGAAGGCCAAGACAGTGAGGCAGAGATCACCAGCGATGAGAATTTTGAATTTCAAGTCACtgtcattgttattgtttttttcttgtgttgttgtgttttaatggtgagacaaagacaaagttcCTGCCGTAGTGGAATAATAAAGTTCTAG
- the crfb16 gene encoding cytokine receptor family member B16, with translation MNSLVMRLRQTGSLLLLLMMMVLLDLTNYVWMLPAPSRVSMESVDMRHTLKWRPLQSHCNSTVLYSVRFQGEFELMFLNGSWVDAPDCQQIRHTHCDLTFDLGSDSDYNLQVRAQCGSLLSPWTRLSRPFNRRDTVLSMPEMTVTAVGDALQVSFKKLPLTATINVTVWKRGDELQADVYMMPAEQTPLHVAALQEGAEYCVRAQTVLDTQLHSSSTDTHCVSITGPDASWKQTTTVTVTVIVMAGLLLAVFWSIIHCCPDFCQTYFHKEPLPLSLRPDWDIQILMNVQEAELCEQIHVVPEHLEDQSTELNMMDFVE, from the exons ATGAACAGTCTGGTCATGAGACTGAGACAAACTGggagtctgctgctgctgctgatgatgatggtccTGCTGGACTTGACAAACT ATGTTTGGATGCTGCCGGCGCCCAGCAGAGTTTCCATGGAGTCTGTTGACATGAGACACACACTGAAGTGGCGCCCCCTGCAGTCTCACTGCAACTCAACAGTCCTCTACTCCGTCCGGTTCCAGGG GGAGTTCGAGCTGATGTTCCTGAACGGCAGCTGGGTGGACGCTCCTGACTGCCAGCAGATCCGCCACACTCACTGTgacctgacctttgacctgggATCTGACTCTGACTACAACCTCCAAGTCAGAGCGCAGTGCGGCTCGTTGCTGTCGCCCTGGACTCGACTCAGCCGACCCTTCAACCGCAGAGACA CGGTCCTGTCGATGCCTGAGATGACGGTGACGGCGGTAGGCGACGCTCTTCAGGTGTCTTTCAAGAAGCTGCCTCTCACAGCCACCATCAACGTGACGGTGTGGAAGAGAGGCGACGAGCTGCAG GCTGATGTCTACATGATGCCAGCTGAGCAGACCCCGCTGCATGTCGCCGCCCTGCAGGAGGGAGCAGAGTACTGCGTCAGAGCTCAGACCGTCCTGGACACTCagctccacagcagcagcaccgaCACTCACTGTGTGTCTATCACAG GTCCAGATGCTTCGTGGAAGCAGACGACCACTGTGACCGTCACTGTCATCGTCATGGCCGGTCTGCTGTTGGCTGTGTTCTGGTCCATCATTCACTGCTGTCCAGATTTCTGCCAAACATATTTCCATAAAGAGCCACTGCCTCTCTCACTG cgACCTGATTGGGACATTCAGATCCTGATGAACGTTCAGGAGGCGGAGCTTTGTGAGCAGATCCATGTGGTGCCGGAACATCTGGAAGACCAAAGTACTGAACTGAACATGATGGATTTTGTGGAGTAA
- the cldn15la gene encoding claudin 15-like a: protein MSTAVEATGFIMCIVSWLVTGAALANDSWKISTVSGSVIISQRQFENLWQACAENSAGIAECRDFESMLALPGHIQAARALMIVSLLAGLGSMIVSLLGLKCIRIGSATEQSKAKIAVTGGILSIIAGLCCMTAVSWYAVRVVEDFNNPFYGGIKFELGVGLYMGWGGACLALLGGSCLCSACKRASAGGKKGAYYGNQPQKVYTATAKSDPDTARAYV from the exons ATGTCGACGGCTGTGGAAGCAACCGGGTTCATCATGTGCATAGTCAGCTGGCTGGTCACCGGAGCGGCGCTGGCTAATGACTCCTGGAAGATTTCGACCGTGTCTGGCAGCGTCATCATCTCCCAGAGACAGTTTGAAAACTTGTGGCAAGCCTGCGCCGAGAATAGCGCCGGCATCGCCGAGTGTCGTGACTTTGAATCGATGCTGGCCCTCCCCG GTCACATCCAGGCGGCTCGCGCTCTGATGATCGTCTCTCTGCTGGCCGGCCTCGGCTCCATGATCGTGTCTCTGCTCGGACTCAAGTGCATCAGGATCGGCTCGGCCACCGAACAATCCAAGGCCAAGATCGCCGTCACCGGAGGAATCCTGAGCATCATCGCTG GTCTGTGCTGTATGACAGCAGTTTCCTGGTACGCCGTCAGAGTGGTTGAAGACTTCAACAACCCGTTCTACGGCGGCATAAA gttcGAGCTGGGTGTGGGCCTCTACATGGGGTGGGGTGGAGCCTGTCTGGCCTTGTTGGGTGGAAGTTGTCTTTGTTCTGCCTGCAAGAGAGCGTCAGCTGGTGGAAAGAAAGG CGCCTACTATGGAAACCAGCCACAGAAGGTCTACACGGCTACAGCCAAGTCAGATCCAGATACGGCCAGAGCTTacgtctga